In Paralichthys olivaceus isolate ysfri-2021 chromosome 12, ASM2471397v2, whole genome shotgun sequence, the genomic window ACAATCCAATTTATAGCTATTGCTGTCTACAGTGTCTCTTGGAAAAAGCTCAGACATGCCGCCCTGAAAAAGTGCAATGCATGCTCTTTCACATTTTTGAAACCAGTTATTTACactatgtattttcttttttctaattAGGGAACCTGTCTGGTCCCAGTTCCATGAATTGAACCGTTGACGGGAGTTTGCTTAGATGACACGGTCTAATCTAGAAAAATCATCGGGTAAGAAGCAGACACTTAACCAGCTTGAAATGAATGTGATTCTCAGGAGTGCAATGGAACACATAATGTGCATGAACAGGCAACAGACTGGGCGATCGGTGTCTTTGCGATGCTAAAAAAAGCCAGTGCAGCCAACGTGCATCAGCTCGCCGTGCAGGTTACAGGCGAACTGTGGCTCGGCAAGGACTCGCTGACAAACCTTACACTTCTGCTCCTTGTCCAGTCTGAAGATTGTTTTTGAGGCCTGCATCTGTAGAGGGAAGGGTTCAGGAAAACAAGAATAAACACAATGTTTGCTGCAGTAAATGTAGATCATGTTATTTAACTCACCCAAGTGACCTTGTGCCGCATGAGCTCCGCCCGGGCCAGCGCCTTTTGCAGCTTCACTATGCGACTCTGGTGGAGCGTTGCCCTGACGGAACCGACCAAGAACCGGGAGACGAGCTGAACAGACCAGGAGTCGGGCAGGAGCTGGACGACCTTCTCCGCTGCAAAGGCCTGAGAGTTATTGTTCAGCAGATCCACCGCGGTGCTGGTGGGATCCTCGGAGCTCAGGTAGATTTGGAGCAGGGTGAGCAGCAGGGCCTGTCTGAAGTGAGCGTTGTGGCCCTGGGCAGCCCTGCAGCAGTAGGCCTCTGCAGCCTGGGGGTCTCGCTTGCGGTGAACAAGCACCTGCAGGGCCTGGGAGTGTTCCCCGCTCCTGCCGAGGAGAATGGCTGTCTCTATGTGCAGGGTCGTTGACTTGACTCTCtctgcaatgaaaaaaaaagactcctACTGTAATTTGTGGAAGATTCTCCAATGCTTTATGTTCCTCTAAGATGTCCACACACCATATACATTGGAGACGTCATAGAATTTGGATTCCCATAACAGATGTTGCAACTTCCCCCTGGTCGACCTCAaatctgcttcttcttcctcttgcaGCGTCTGAGTAACATATGCCAAGGCCAGACGGCTGTGATGTCTTTCCTCCTAAGATTACAACCAATTGTTATCACCAATAAAAGATTCAGGGTGTTCGATGAAGTGGCTGCTGCTGTACCCACCTCACTGCTCAAATCATGGATCAAGAACTCAAGATACAAAACCAATGCCAGCGGATATTTCTCCAGGAGAATGAAGACCTCTTGTGTCTCCAGTCGATCATCTGGCTGGCGCTTGGTGAAAATCTGCACACCTATCTTTTTCAAACAAAGAAATACTGTCATCTGTGATTTGATTGCCCATAATTTCCCCATAATTACTTAATATGATGGAGTGGGTGgtgttttgctgtgtgtttgaatcCAGCTGTACTGTGCAACTCTGCCCTCTGCAGTCAGCTTGAGAGCATTAACCTTTTTAAATCTGACCTTTTCTCGGGCCCCTGCTCGAAAAAAAATTACATGCACAAAAGAATAGAGTATATTTCTGCACCTACAGGGTCTATATGAATATTCTTGGTCTCTATATAAAGGTTGTGAGGATTCTTCAGAAGCGTAGATGTTACTATGTCAGAGCAAGTGAAGATGGATCATAACACAAAGGAAAGATTTCATGTCCTcctaataaaaatacaattttagaATGAATACCCCAAAAGAAATCGttgcatgaaatgaaaaataggcACCTCTTGGTTTTTTTGCAGAGTCCATTCTGCAAAATTCCTCACAATATCTTTGTCCTCCAGCTGACTGAGCGTCCACACTATGTGTCCATACACATCTGAGCAAGAGTCGTCTCTGTGGGAGCCGTCTGCAATATTTACCCAAGTCTGACAGAATGAAACAAGATAAAACACACGTTTCAACATGGAGTTAATATAGACGTGTAGAGTATTACCTTTCACTCACCTTTATTGCATCAATTGACCTCCCGTGGCTTTGATAGAGGGAACCTAACACAAAAAAccttaaaatagaaaaagatcAAACAGGAAATGATCCATCAGAAATGgttgaaaacaataaaacatgtatCAAACACTGAACAAGAATGTCTCTGAAAACTATTTCATATCTGTGCACTGAGCAAATTATATAGTGTGATTACAGCTCATCTATGTAACAAAGcttattgtttattttcaccTGTTGTTTTGCTCCAGAGCAGGAACACAGTGATCCAGCCTGCACTCATTGGGAGAAATaacgagctgctgcagcttctcagtGTCTCCCAGTCCTACGTACAGCCTCAGGAGGGCGCAGTCCACCTCCGCACTGCAGGCCGAGTCTTGCTCTGTCCCCCTGACAGCTCTGAGAAAATCTCCCAGGAAGGACAGGTAGTGATGAAAGATGTTTGTGTCCTCACACCAGAGCACCTGGAGAGCCCTGCCCTTCTTCTTCCCCTGATCAAACTGGGACTCAAAGTCATTGCCGAGACACGACCTCATGTCCGGGTAGAGGAGGATGAGTTCTCTGGGGTCCAACTCACCTGTACTGTTCAAGGAGTTATTGTGCATGGATTTGTTTTAGGCAAACTAACAAAAATCTGTGATTTAATTTGTACAGTTTGTATATGGAGTGTTGTGTTAGGAAGGCTTTACTCTCACATGAATAGTTCTCTGGCCTCGGAAAAACCCTCCTGGTAAAAGTGAACAAATCCAGCCAAGCAAGTGACGGCCTTCTGCAGCTCCTGTCAGTGAAGACATATTCCGTCAAAAACAGACGTATGTGACACGGCACCGTCTTTAATCTGCCGACACATGATCCGAAATGATTGAAGCAGACGACTGTGTGACTCTCCTTTAATCTCAAGGGTAATATTTTCCAATTAGATGATCATGTTCTATGTAAATATTAACTACAGTGTTCATCATGTTACCTCTGTTTTCCAAATTTAacaatctgtttttattccttttttaataattatgtaaaataatttaatattataaAACAGCTGCTGAAGAAGTCAAGCCGAATCAATATTGAGTATTTGCtactgcagttttattttacatgattaaattaaagaaagaacCATAAGAAACATAATTCTCAGAGCAGGGTCATATTTTGCGTCTTCCTGTACATCTACAAATCACATTTCACCTTGTATGAGTCAAGTGGACAACGGCTCTGAACtccatccagcagcagcaatgCCTCCTCGACCCTCTCTTGTCCTACGAGCGCCTGGATCTGCTCTTCGACTGGCACCAGACGCAGGCTgaaaatgtctctctctgtgaacGCTAACACACCATCTGAGGGGATTCAGAAACACTCGATGTGTAGGAACACTACAGTGCAATGGATGATGGAGTAGATCGGTGCAAACTGGGGCAGACGGTCTCATCATTTAAAGACGAAACCACAGTTGGACAGGCTTTCCATGTGTATCGCCTGGTTTACCTGACGTGGAGAGCAGACCCTTCGCTCCATGGAGGCTCACAGTCTGTTTGCACTGCTGATCTAACATGCTGTAGACAGATAGCACTTGGGGCTGCAGGGTGAGAATGTAAGGGAAACATACTCTGGCTGCCAGCACCTCCTGAGGCCACTGCAGGGGAGGGCGCTGGCATATCCCCGTCTTCATCACGAACATGCCTGGGGGACGAGGGTGAGAAAATGATATCTTGGCAAACAAATATCCCCTGGCTGTTTGAATATATGTTGGACTGATATGAGCTGATTAACTTTGGAATGGAAGCATATAACGACACATGGCGACATCTGTGCTCGACAGCCTGTAGGACAACGTGTACCATAAAGATTTTTGGCAGAGCTTACCCAAAGATTCAGGCCCATTAAGGAGGAATTCCCCTCGTCCTGCTGAGGTAACAATGACACGCTGCCTGTTGTGATTGTGAGGAAAAAGCTCCTCTTTGCTCCCAGTTTCAACATCACAGAGGAGATACCTGTCGCAGGTGGCTACGCACAGACTGGTGCCATCTACTGCCAAGGCCACGGGATCCTGATGTAGAGGCACTTCCTTGACAACCTCCCACTTATCCACTCCCACCACGTAGATGTGGATCAGTCTCCTGCGGCTGGAGGAAGTCACCATCTCCACACATCCTGCCTGAGCTGTGAGCAATGAGTCGCACACCTCAAACAAAGAAACctgctggatttttttcaaagcaGGAACCGGCTCTAAGGAGAACATGTTGAGGGCTGTGACGCTGCGGTCCCACAGGACAAGCAAGTGGTTGAACAACGGGACTGCTCTCAGTTGGACGACTGCGTTGCTTGAGCCGAGTTTTCTCGCTCTACCTTCTCTGGTTTTGCCAGGACTCAGGTCTCCGATGGTGCTGCTTGGTAGGATGAGGTGCTGCACTGTCGCATTTTTAGTCCCAATATACAGATTTCGATCAAAGCACTCGAGGCACTGGATACCAaatttgtccttttcttttggagcttcatgtttttcatagatctgtgtttttgtgaatgctTTAAAAGCCATTGCAGACATGTAGTACCTTTGACTTTGGTTGTGCAACTAACGTCAACTGTTCCTCAAGTATCAAGTAGCATTCCACTGTGAAAAGCCCTGACAGTAGGAATCTTAAACATCAAAATCCCAGCTCTTCGTCAGTGATATGTAAAATAAGCCGTCCCTACCTCTCCGCTGTTCCCCCTGCCTCTTTGAATCCTCCACAACTTAATGAAGTGTAAAGTAGTTTCACCTCCCCCATGTGACAACATCCTGCCTGGAAGTCAATGTCAGCATTTCTGCTCATCCTGCCATGTGAGGACACTTACACAACTCACCCAGCCGCCTCTCCAAGAAAGCCAACTTTTACAAGAATCAAAACACAAGATGCAGCGAAGATGACGGATATTTAGAGGTCCCCGCAGTTTCGGTCCTATGAAATCCTTGGCTCGAACAAAGTGGTTGCTCTGGTCAGAGGAAAGCGCACAAGTAAAAGAGCAAAAATATCTGCAGATCAATCCATGTACGGGCACACACAAGTGTGTTTACAATGTGCACGAGCTGGGTGTGATGAGGTCAAGAGGCAACAGAAACCCAGCGGAGGTTTGTTTCATGGCAGTGATTGTGTAACGAGTGGCTCACATGTGACAATAAAGTCGTAAAAGATGTGGATTTTAAACCAGCCAGTTATATTTGTTATTCTGAACTTTTGCCTCTGAGGAATTTCATATAAAGAAATGCACACACTTCTCCTCTGGACGGCAActctgaagaaaacaagaaattaGGATAAACAACAGCAGGCAATAAAATGGCATCCATCTCAGCATGATGTACATAGAAAGGTCTTTATTGTAATAACCTTTTGTATGTGTAAGTATTTCACATATGAGAAGCTCTAATCatgcatatttatatatatttttatcctAAGCAGTCatagtaaaaatatatataaatctataaaGAAAGTCAGAAAATATTCAGCAGATGGTTTGTTGTCATAGAGCAGTGGCatgctgattattttctcaaCTGATCTGTTTGTCCATATGTTTCAGACAACAGCGGCAATTTGTATTTTCCTAAGTGACATTTATTTGAAGGTTGTAATTACGGCAAGGGAAGAACCCAGTACATTCTGGGGCAGATCCagatgaaaagttttttttttagtttcctTAACTTCTTTTCTTCTTAAACCCACTTAACTTATTCCCACCAAACTTGGCGGATAGATGGGACCTGGGTCTGGGACGGCTGCATTGGTGCAGATGCCTATGAGGGGCGGATCcggaatttttttttcttttctttatgttttatgaCAGATTAATCATTTAGCTTCTGAGACTACTTCATTTTTATGGCTCTGCGCAAGCAACAGCCAGTAGCCTGAGGTTTTATagttaaactgttaaataagattttaaaaaggtaTCATATCTCGAGATGAGCTGGAACTTATTACATGAAAGttaattatacattttcaatATAGAATGAATCTTATGTCAATTGATCAATTGGTCATAATCACCTCTAATATGTTTGCTACAGCATTTCATCTTTGTCACAATGGCACATACGGCTTACTGACTTTTAAGCTATGTATTTATCTATGtggaagtgtgagtgtgtgtgtgtgtgtgtgtgtgtgtgtgtgtgtgtgtgtgcatgtgtgtgtgggcagtgtGAGTGAACTAATGTTCATTTATAACACCAAGCGTTTGACATTCAGAGTCTGTTTATGCATCAGACATACTGAGAAGAAAATTATACATGAATCTACAGTATCTGTATCAGAGCATTAAGCCCTGCTGTTACTCGGATTAAGCGGTGACCCCTGGTGGAAAGATCACTTCTCCCTGCCACAGTCGGTGCACAAGATGTTGTCACGCTGGGTGAGGAAGCCGCGTCCCACCAGTGACATGGAGCACTGCATGCAGGTGAAACACTCGCTGTGCCACTGGCGCTCCTCGAAGGAGATGTACTTGGCTCCTGCCAGACCTGCACACATCAAACATGtagatggtaaatggtttgtatttatacagcacttgtCTCATGTTGTTGACGAACACTGTAGATTagcactcaaagtgctttacagttttgccattcacgcACACATCAATAcacatctatgtgcagcactttctctatcacacatcggGTTTACTATCTGGCCAGCACGAGGAATGGcagagactgggatcaaaccgctgACCCTCAGGTTCATGgacaacctgctctacctcctgagccacagctgcccataTGTCCATGCATTTACATGATATGCAGGTTAATGCCACCTTGTTTATCTGACAGTTCCTGCACAAATGCAGATAAAGGCATTACGTGTGAGcggtgtgtgagtgaatgaaaacatgagcaCAGTGACTCACTGGTGATGGGCTTGGTGCAGCCCACACACTTCTTTGCATACAGGTTGCTGAAGCATTCGAGGCAGTAGGGGTAGTTCTCCCGGGAGGTGAAGCGCTGACCTGACAGCTGCTTTCTGCAGCCGATGCATAGGAAGCACTCGCGGTGCCACGGCTTGTCCTGGTACGTCACTCCACCTGTTGTGATGGACTGAAacatgcatacaaacacacagagacacacaatgaCAATTTTCTCTCTAGGTGTTACACATGCAGTCACAGTTATAACTGTTAAAACGCCTGTGTCAAGAGAATTGCCAGCAGCAGTCAATACATATAAAAGACTCAGCTGTAACCCTACCTTCTTACAGGCACAGCACTGGTAGGCAAACTGCTTCTCGAAGCAGGGCACGCAGAAGTAGCCAGTGTCTTTGGGGATGAAGGACTTGGTTCCTATTGGCTGCTGGCAGCGGTGGCACAGGAAGCAGGTCTCATGCCAGCTGTTCCCCTTGTATTCCATTTTGCGGGAACCTGGCATAGGGGACGAGAGCAGCTTAGTCAGCATATGGTTCCTCcatgacagaaaaacactgcagctcaaaATAGTCCAGATTTATCTGTGGGGAGGGGACCATGCAATCTTGATAATCTTGGAAAGAATTTTTGCATTGTTGTCTGGTGTTTTATATACTTTCAAGTTtccattttcatatttctgcaGATATAACTATAGATATGACATAACTAGTGTATAATTTTTGTAAGCCTGTAATTCTTTCTGAAGAAACAATCACCACAAAGTCCATTTAGTGGCTGTGAGCTTTCCGTTGTATCGCATGATCCACCTTAGcagaaacttttttctttggATATTGAAGATGTTTAAgtttatattttttcctttcttctcaTCCACGTTTGATTCAGTAGAGACCAAAAGTTTGTTCTTGGTTTTGCCTTCATTCCTTTAACGTAGTTATTCCTTTCATTATGAgaaatgctagcagtagcagaAGGAATAGTGACTCAATTCTCCAGAGCAGATACTAAATGGATCATGTGGTGAAACAGTTATGCAGCAAACATTTTCAAGGTCAAGAATGAATTTTCAATCTCAATAATGCATTTTCCATCTTTTTAAGTTATGATTTCATTTATAAGCATGACAGTGTATGACAATGTACCTGGCATGACAGTTTTCTTGCAGGTGGTACACTTGGAGGAATAGTCATGGGCGTAGCACTCAGTGCAGAGCAATGAATTGTCCTTGGCGGCAAAGGCCTTCTCCACCAGAGAGCGGCTGCACTTGGCGCACTTGAAGCACTGCTCATGCCAGTGGCGATCCTTGTAGGACAGGTCCTGTAGATATAACACATTAGTTATTGCACTGATGGATATTCTGTTTATTTAGTAAATGCATTGTTAGAAGAATCAAATTGcgataaaaaaatacatacttTCTTATTTTACACCTGGGTTACAACAAAGTCCTGGCTCTAAGGGCGATTGTGGTGGTTTTTTACCTTGCAGTTGCAGCTTATTGGTAAAGAGCATCCCTCACAGCAGTTGGCAAACAGGTTCTCATAGCACTTAGTGCAGTACTGCATGTCCTCTTTCATTATGTACTTCTTCCCCAGCAGAGAGTCTTTACAGTAATGGCAATCGAAACGCTCGCTGGTGGACATCGTCGTCTGCTTTTCTTagctgaaggtcaaagagagcaacaacaggaaaattGGACAATAAAGTAAATGGTAAGAGATGAAAAAAGCTCCTTTAATAGTGCAGGCAATCTCTTACCCCTCTCACCAGCCAAGCAAATACACCAAGCAAtttcttttccctttcttttgagagaatctgagaaaaaaatgaGCGTTGTGTTGAGGAAGTGTCGACCTCGGCTGATATGGAGGGAGGATGAGGCTGTAAAGCTGAagggctgcagagagagagtggaccAGGAGCAGGGATAGGGCAGGGATGAAGAGCGGTGAGGCAGGATTAGGGGTCTCCACTGTGGGGGATCGTCTATAAATACTGGCCCTCTTATTAGCGTTAATCTCTGGGGAGAATGGACACGCTCCGCTGCATCATTCTGCACCTTTTAAGGGCGCTGATGGTGCACATATCACCGAGCCTCAAACTGATTCCATCATTGTtgctttattgttttaaaagcaATGAGAAATGCAGTGTGATGACTTTATGCAACTGATGCAACACACAATGAGATATATGCTTCaggatatttttcattttctcagtttGGATTTCGGTGCCACAGCAGAGATATAGTCGGCCATTTGGATGCGGTGACGTGTCCGGACACACTTGTGGCCTTTGTCAGTGCCTGCTATACTCACAGGCAGTTGCAGATGGCTTATGAGAGGTAGGCGCCAGCAGCTTTGTGGTTGCCAGGTACTGAACTATATTGCCAGGACCTCTCAGTGGCTATTGAGAGTGCTTTGGCAGCACTTCAGATGGAGGGAAGCTGCAGGCCTGTGGATGTTCAATTCGTCCACGGTGAAatgaaggaggagcaggaatgACAGATTAATAGGGACCATCTTGATACTCTTGTAACTCCATCAAATTCTCTTCGTGTTAAGCAGTGGAATAAGAGCGCTCTCAGGCTATGGTGCTGTGACTGTGCATCATCGAAATACAATAttcaatgtgtgtatgtgtttgacTCAATAAGCTCATTAAGTTTCAGgtgttaaaaaatgcatttgaaataaatcaaattgtcACTTTTCCACATGGATATTAATCAAAATTCTTCTGCGTCTTTGACTGACACTTGGCTAATTACATTTTGATTCTTGGAATATGTGCTCATATCATTTTTCCAAAAGGATCAGGGGGGGCGGACATCTTCATAAAAATAGCCTGGGAAGACCACCAGCCCAGCCCACAGGCTTAATCCcttgtatacacacacaggaaggtCAGTGACAGGGATGAGGCTGAGAGGAATGTAACTCTGTCTGGATGAACTCTGTCTTCACTCCACATTCGCTCCGCTACCACTCCTTgtagaaagaagaaataaacattgcagAAACACTCTGGCAACAAATAAGCTGCAGTCCTTTGTTGGATCAACAGATGATGTTGAAACAGGTTCTGCGGTGCATGTAGGTGGTGTCAACAAACCTCTGAGGAACAACTAAAGGCTGTATTATGTTTGACCTACACGATGCATGCTATATAAGCCTTTCAGCACAAACTAAATCACATTTTAGGAGCAGGACAGGTTTGTGGTCTGAAGCCGTGTCATCCTTCAGGTTCTTCTTATTTCTCAGCAGGAGGATCCTTCGGATTACCTAAGGTTATCTTTTGCCCTGGATTAAATTGCCACTGTACTTTACCCTGGCTCCCTGCTGGTGTCCAGATCAGTGGCTGCACGTCACAAAACAATGCAGACCTTAAATAAACCCAAGATCCAACTGTAGGACAAATATAGTCACTGCCTCTCGAAAAGTGTCTAATCTTTGTTGCGTTGCTGCACAGTCTGTCATCATGTGACATCAAGCTGGGGCGGAGGTGACCCATATTCaccagtgaaataaaaactcatCTTGTAGATTGAGCTGGCATAATATCAAaatcacatgaataaaaaaaaattgcatctCAACAGGCTGCGTATTCACAGAAGCAGATTAGTGTACATTCTGTTTATATTGTCGGACTTAATCTGCACTCATGCatgcatgtttgtattttcatttattataaCTGCTCTGATCTGATGGATAGCAGGTGCTGCTCTTTGTCTCGTGGATTATTAACTTGTACACCAGGCAGTGCCAGCGCTGCAGAGCAAAAAGCTTGCTGATCTTGCATTTTCCTTTTGCCTGCTTAATCCTCCGAAGTCAACTAGTGAGCAGCTGCCAGCTGATTTCGAATGCGGCCTGTCCAGCCCTAAAAAAAAAGGCCTTTATTTGACCCGGACTCAGGTGTCCTCTTATCTTAATGTATTCAGGCTTTACAATAAGGTGTCAGGGGCTGTTCCCCCCCCCATTAATCGAATGATctcacagaagaagagaagcatTTACTTGGTGCCTCCTTTGAGGTGGTGACTTGTTGCAGACTGATCAACACGACACAGTTGAGTTTCTCTGGAGCACAAAAGCCTCTCTGCATCGGAGTTGACAACTGGTTGGCATGGTGATGACAGCATAAGTGGGATCCATTAGGTTGAGACGAGGGGCGGCTCTAGTGGTTAATGAGTGGACTCACACAGACCCGGGCCTTTGAGAAGGCCTCTGCAGTCTTCTGCGACACGCAGAGCTCGCTTTCAATGTGGCGTTTTTCTACCGAACAGGATAGCCACACAGGGGGTTGCCGGGGATGAAGAGATACAATCTACTAAGTCTACAATCTCGCAAAACCTTACACCCCTCTAGGGAGGCCGTGTGAGGGCCCTGGGTAATGCCATCACTGTCTCGGCCCCTCCTCCCCCGGGTTCTCACCAACGTGAGtcatggtgtgtgtgggtgacaAGACCTGTCGCACAGCCAGACATACGATCTCCACtgctgaggagaaaagaaaattgtcCACTCCTAGGAATGCACAACCCATTAAAATGTTCTCCTCTTCCATCCCATTCCTCTTCAAAGTCCACTGACACCGTACACCTAGAATAAATATGATATGTTGGAGCAGCAGATAATGATCAATTATTTAAagccagaaaaacaaaaggaagaatCACAATCTTTTGTAAACCTCATAGAGCTTcagaggacagaaagaaagaacaccGACCAGGAATAATAACTTCATCCTCAAGGTCTGTTCAAACGCTGAAAATGTTCCAGAGACTTAGATGATTCAAAAAGCCCAACTTCATCAATATGTGGGTGAATCTAACATGGTGTAAATTGTCAAATGCCTGCTGCTAGCAG contains:
- the fhl5 gene encoding four and a half LIM domains protein 5 gives rise to the protein MSTSERFDCHYCKDSLLGKKYIMKEDMQYCTKCYENLFANCCEGCSLPISCNCKDLSYKDRHWHEQCFKCAKCSRSLVEKAFAAKDNSLLCTECYAHDYSSKCTTCKKTVMPGSRKMEYKGNSWHETCFLCHRCQQPIGTKSFIPKDTGYFCVPCFEKQFAYQCCACKKSITTGGVTYQDKPWHRECFLCIGCRKQLSGQRFTSRENYPYCLECFSNLYAKKCVGCTKPITSLAGAKYISFEERQWHSECFTCMQCSMSLVGRGFLTQRDNILCTDCGREK
- the LOC109636261 gene encoding transforming growth factor-beta receptor-associated protein 1 isoform X1, with the protein product MSAMAFKAFTKTQIYEKHEAPKEKDKFGIQCLECFDRNLYIGTKNATVQHLILPSSTIGDLSPGKTREGRARKLGSSNAVVQLRAVPLFNHLLVLWDRSVTALNMFSLEPVPALKKIQQVSLFEVCDSLLTAQAGCVEMVTSSSRRRLIHIYVVGVDKWEVVKEVPLHQDPVALAVDGTSLCVATCDRYLLCDVETGSKEELFPHNHNRQRVIVTSAGRGEFLLNGPESLGMFVMKTGICQRPPLQWPQEVLAARVCFPYILTLQPQVLSVYSMLDQQCKQTVSLHGAKGLLSTSDGVLAFTERDIFSLRLVPVEEQIQALVGQERVEEALLLLDGVQSRCPLDSYKELQKAVTCLAGFVHFYQEGFSEARELFITGELDPRELILLYPDMRSCLGNDFESQFDQGKKKGRALQVLWCEDTNIFHHYLSFLGDFLRAVRGTEQDSACSAEVDCALLRLYVGLGDTEKLQQLVISPNECRLDHCVPALEQNNRFFVLGSLYQSHGRSIDAIKTWVNIADGSHRDDSCSDVYGHIVWTLSQLEDKDIVRNFAEWTLQKNQEIGVQIFTKRQPDDRLETQEVFILLEKYPLALVLYLEFLIHDLSSEEERHHSRLALAYVTQTLQEEEEADLRSTRGKLQHLLWESKFYDVSNVYERVKSTTLHIETAILLGRSGEHSQALQVLVHRKRDPQAAEAYCCRAAQGHNAHFRQALLLTLLQIYLSSEDPTSTAVDLLNNNSQAFAAEKVVQLLPDSWSVQLVSRFLVGSVRATLHQSRIVKLQKALARAELMRHKVTWMQASKTIFRLDKEQKCKVCQRVLAEPQFACNLHGELMHVGCTGFF
- the LOC109636261 gene encoding transforming growth factor-beta receptor-associated protein 1 isoform X2; the protein is MVTSSSRRRLIHIYVVGVDKWEVVKEVPLHQDPVALAVDGTSLCVATCDRYLLCDVETGSKEELFPHNHNRQRVIVTSAGRGEFLLNGPESLGMFVMKTGICQRPPLQWPQEVLAARVCFPYILTLQPQVLSVYSMLDQQCKQTVSLHGAKGLLSTSDGVLAFTERDIFSLRLVPVEEQIQALVGQERVEEALLLLDGVQSRCPLDSYKELQKAVTCLAGFVHFYQEGFSEARELFITGELDPRELILLYPDMRSCLGNDFESQFDQGKKKGRALQVLWCEDTNIFHHYLSFLGDFLRAVRGTEQDSACSAEVDCALLRLYVGLGDTEKLQQLVISPNECRLDHCVPALEQNNRFFVLGSLYQSHGRSIDAIKTWVNIADGSHRDDSCSDVYGHIVWTLSQLEDKDIVRNFAEWTLQKNQEIGVQIFTKRQPDDRLETQEVFILLEKYPLALVLYLEFLIHDLSSEEERHHSRLALAYVTQTLQEEEEADLRSTRGKLQHLLWESKFYDVSNVYERVKSTTLHIETAILLGRSGEHSQALQVLVHRKRDPQAAEAYCCRAAQGHNAHFRQALLLTLLQIYLSSEDPTSTAVDLLNNNSQAFAAEKVVQLLPDSWSVQLVSRFLVGSVRATLHQSRIVKLQKALARAELMRHKVTWMQASKTIFRLDKEQKCKVCQRVLAEPQFACNLHGELMHVGCTGFF